A genomic window from Nicotiana sylvestris chromosome 11, ASM39365v2, whole genome shotgun sequence includes:
- the LOC138882348 gene encoding uncharacterized protein — protein sequence MFKRLICGNFHHHLKDNDIDETNLLSPCSTTKKTKRKFFSRTKKKINPYANRGLDKFSALLADLEEKKQKIYTQMGLDDDISLVRFVFSNSNECKTIVIVKQKQTPNDTQKTHNNSKEIITRDASISANEDQEPKAESKRTLPQYNYLLMTTILILILLAIYGRSFAIFCTSIGWYLVPSFRGISRSNHNFKTKKEGGI from the coding sequence ATGTTCAAACGGTTAATCTGTGGAAATTTCCATCATCATCTCAAAGACAATGATATTGATGAAACTAATTTGTTGAGTCCTTGCTCAACTACCAAAAAAACCAAGAGGAAGTTCTTTTCAAGAACCAAAAAAAAGATAAACCCATATGCAAACAGGGGCCTTGATAAGTTTTCTGCACTTTTGGCTGATCTGgaggaaaagaaacaaaagatttaCACCCAAATGGGCTTGGACGATGATATCTCTTTGGTTCGTTTTGTTTTTTCTAATTCGAATGAATGCAAGACCATTGTCATTGTCAAGCAAAAACAAACCCCAAATGATACTCAAAAGACACACAACAATTCAAAGGAAATTATCACTCGTGACGCCTCCATCTCAGCAAATGAAGATCAAGAACCTAAAGCAGAATCCAAGAGAACGTTGCCTCAATATAATTACTTGCTAATGACAACGATATTGATATTGATTTTGTTAGCTATTTATGGAAGGTCTTTTGCAATATTTTGTACTTCAATTGGGTGGTACTTAGTTCCCTCCTTTAGAGGGATCTCAAGGTCAAACCACAACTTTAAGACCAAAAAGGAAGGAGGAATATGA